The genomic segment AAAGAGCCCGTCGATGGTCGCCGTCGGGCCCTCGGCCCAGCCGATGGGCACCTGGCCGCCCTCCCAGCGGAGCCAGAGCATGAGTTCCTGGGCGTCGCTGGAGGTGCTGTCGCCCTTGGTGTCGGAGGTCATGAAGTCGTAGACGACGTTGCCTGTTTTGGGGAATCAATACTAAGTCAGCGGGCAAAAGACAGAACCCatgaggggagaggggggagaggggggagaggggaaaaCAAGGCCATGATCATGTGCTGAAAATAGTTTTACCCTTGTAGGCGGACGAGTTGGAGACGGTCCAGGTGTAGGTGCTCGGGATGCTCCGGATGTCGGCGAGCCGGGTCTCGAGATTCTGCGTCAGGCCGACGAACGAGTagcccttgacgacgtccgTGTTGACGGCCGGGTCAATGTCCCAGATGCTGCTCCACTGGATCCGctgggcgtcgccggcggcgcccgaggTGCCCGAGTAGCCGGTGCAGGCGGAGCCGGCGATGGACCGGTAGTTGTAGTTCATCGAGTAGACGATCCAGGGCGTGCCCATGAGGACCTCGAAGGCGTTGGGAGCGCCGCAAAAGGTCttttcggcggcggcggcggcggcggtggtagcggcggcggcagcaaggaCGGCCGGGGTTAGGAAGCGGGAGGCGTGCATTGCggcggtcggtcggtcggtcggtaGGGACTGTAGGAGACAAACTGGCTCGATGGGATTGCTGGGACGACTACGGGGAGGACGAGCGAGGCATGTCTCTTTTAACGGCGGAAGTTCTGCTATTATCTACATTCTGGTATTAACAAGGtactctctcttctctttgcCGAGACCATTTGATGAAGTTTCcgtggggaagaaggggcgTCTAATAAGGAGAGACAGGCAAAGCCAGCCAGACACGTTCTCTGTAAACACCGGACCATACGTGTAGTAGTATATTGCCCTCGTCAATCTGAAACTAGGTGCTGATCCATTGGCCCCTGGTTCGGGCGGGAGATGTTCGCAGCAAGTTGCAAGATTTCCGTGCTtcgagggggggaggggctttGTTCTCGGGAATATTTCATCTCGGATGGAGTGTGGGGTGGCGGGATCTAGACTCTCACTTTCAATTTCCCGGCTACGACGGCAGAGGCGCATCCCTGGTGTACGGATGGATTCTCTCGGTTGTGCTGATTGATAGTAACGAGGGGGGTTCAACCCGGGCTTATGCCTCTCACCGTCTTTACGCCAGAGTTGCAGCATTTTTCATGCACAGaaacagagacagagacagcGATTGACTATGGCAACTGACTGGGTTGACTGATTGCGGCTTCGACTCAACCCAGGAGAGATCAGTCTGTCTACAATGATAGCCGTAGGGGAAGAGCCAGAGTTCtggccagcagcaggaggagtGATCTTATATAGCTGATACAGAGAAGACGCATTGGACACTGAGAGCCCTTTAACTGATGGTGCATATTCATGTCtttgtactctgtactctgtcACAGGTCGTCATAACAAACCCCCAGAACGGATAAGCCGGGATGGCTGCCGGCCACACGAACCATCCCCCGTTCCAGGCAATCGGCCAACGGATAAACATTGCATGAAGCAATGACTACATATGACGGAACGCCGTGCGGCAGCTAGTTGAAGGATCGGGCATATTACAAAACTGCACCGCGCGCGCGCCCAAGTGAAGCTATTCCTAATCCTCTAGTCGTCTGGTCCTTtgctccctccccccggttcctctcctccctcctcttctctctccaccGCTGGcgtcctctcccctcttccctctcccttctcctcccctaTCCCCTCCATCTGCCGGCGATGCTCCACAAAGGTTATTTGTAAGCCTGCAGAGATTTTGCATTTCTCAACCCCGCCGAACGGAGACTCCAGTCCGGCCTCTAGCACGGTTCAGTAATTGAACGAATGTCCCCCTGTCTTTACTTACCAATCACTCACTCGACTGGAGAAACATACGGGCCCGATCGCCGCCAACCCGCTATTTTCCCCCTTCGTTTTTGTTTGTTCGTCGACAATTCCCACGTGTCGCTTTTGTCGGCGCCCTGACGGCCATGATTAATAACGAATTCCGAGCCGTGTCCGGCGGAGCAGGAATAAGAGCGGAAAGCTCATTGCAGGCGGAACTAGGCCCGCACAGTTGTGGGTTGTGACatgtgagagagagagagagagggtgtCAAGATTACCGAGTCAGTCAGGCACCGGAGCAGACATGGTTCGCATTTGCCGGCTCCCCTCGGACACCCAGAGCAGAGTTCTTCAGTATGACGGGTGTGTAAAGGTTATTGCGTCATGTAGACGCCCTCCGAAGCCGACCGTTCGATCAAACCCCACGATTCTTTGGAAAATCCCTTTTGGCTTGGGGGTATAAGGACCGCGACTGAGCCTGGAGTTATTGGGCTATTATGTTCTGCTGAAttctctcttcctcaacaTTGAAATCATCTATTATAACAAACAGTCAACCGTTAACGACTTGGGCTTTTGGCTTGAGTAAATACACCATTCAATACAAACAAGACACAGCACACCcaacacaccaccaccatggCTCCCACTTCCACCAGCGCCTGGTATGTCACCGGCATCAACAAGGACACCGACACTTGGGACACCCTcaagctcaagaaggaggtgCCTGTGCCCGCGCTGGGTGATTACGACGTGCTCGTCCAGATCGAGGCCGTCTCCCTGAACTTCCGTGACCTGGTCATCCCCAATGTAAGCCAACTCCCCCATCATCTAtgtctctcacacacacaaaaacaACATGCTCATGATGCATGTATCCCTTccacctccccctcccctcccggACCACTGTCCCATCACTTGTCCCACTAACAaccatcccccccttcctcgcAGGGCCTCTACCCCTTCCCCCTCAGCTTCCCCCGTATCCCGGCCtcggacggcgccggccgcgtggtcgccgtcggccccCGCGTCACGCAGctcaaggagggcgacgccgtcgcgacGCTCTTCAACCAGGACCACCAGGCCAACCCCATCAcgcccctcgccctcaacagcggcctcggcggcgcccttgatGGCACGCTGCGCCAGTACGCCGTCCTGCCCGAGCACGGCCTCGTCCGGTCGCCCCGGACGCTCACGtccatcgaggccgccaccCTCCCCTGCGCGCCGCTGACGGCCTGGAACGCACTCTACGGCCTGCAGTCCAAGGCCTTGaagcccggcgacgtcgtGCTGACGCAgggcaccggcggcgtcagCCTGGCGGCCATCCAGTTcgccgtggcggcgggcgcgaccgtcatcgccaccacgtcgtcggcggccaagggcgagcggctcaagaagctcggcgCGCACCACGTCATCAACTACAAGGAGACGCCCAACTGGGGCGAGGTGGCCAAGTCTCTGTCGCCGGAcagcctcggcgtcgaccacatcatcgaggtcggcgggcCCGGCACGGTTGCGCAGTCGctcaaggccgtcaagctcgagggcgtcatcTCCGTCATCGGCTTCCTGTCCATCGGCGatgccgcctcctccgccggccAGCAGCCGACGCTGCTGGACGCGCTGAACAACCTCTGCACGATCCgcggcatcctcgtcggctcgcGGCAGCAGTTTGAGGAGATGAACCGGGCcatcgacgccaacggcatcaaGCCCGTCGTGGACAAAAAGATCTTTGGCTTCGAGGAAGTCAAGGAGGCCTACCAGTACCAGTGGGAGCAGAAGCACTTTGGCAAGGTTGTCATCAAAATTTGAGAGGGTGTTattatgtgtgtgtgtgtgtgtgtttgtgtatATGTGTTGTACGTACGACTAGTTACGTACGACTTTTAACCTGTCGATAGGACAGGTGATTTGAAATAGTAATGCAGTTATGACCATAATCTTTGTGTCCGTTTTGTTGCCCAATAATGGAAAGGTTATCTGTATCGATGAAATGGTTGACCGTTTCCAGCAACATGTTTGAACAGATACGAATAGTCCCGAGGTGTAATTATTGACACAATACACTCGTGTCACCAATGATGCCAAtacgccgccaacgccccCAGTCCAAAACCATCATTCGTTATCGCCATCCGCCCTGCAGATTCGTTCGCTAAAGTCCCAATTTCCCCCATTCAAAAGGACGCCCTCAAGCTTTCTTGCTCTCCTCTTGATCCGTCACATCCTCGATGCGTCTATCGAAGTTCGTGGTGTTGTCCGCGCGGATAGCCCGGCCTCCTTGGGGGATGGGCCGGCCCGAGGCGTCGTAGTCGCGGCGCTCCAAGTACACGGGCTCCCCCGTTCGCATGGAGGCCGTCCGGATCGTGGAGCCCGAGGGGCCGCTCTCGTGCTTGCGGGCCCAgtgcttctcctccgtcttgCCGTTGTGGctgacggaggaggagatggagatggaggacgagaaggagaagaagggcatgTTGGCGATGGGGTCGTCAACCGGCAGCGTAGGGTTATGCGGCAGTAGGTATTTCGTTCGATTTGATTCAAGGtcgaagggaggggagatgCTGATGCTCTACGGATATATCCTTGCCAGATGAAGTGAAGCAGGTTGAGGTGTGTGTGAATAGTTggcagaggagagaagaTTCCATGGTGGTCTGATCCTCGCAGGCATAAACGCAATGCAACTCGACTTACATCATTACCCCACTGACGTCACAGTGCACAGAACAGGGCAAAAAGTTATGATTACTCAACATGCACAATTCTTATGCCGTCTGATGTTTGCGCAGTGTGCTCGTTTACTCCAGTGTCCCATGTTGTTAATTGCTAGAATGCAATTCAAGGTAGACAGATAAACTGTTTATTAAGCTGATTTACTCTGTTTACTTTTAGGCAGTTTTACTGCACGTAGGCTGAAGTTTGTGTACTCTCAGTTTTTGACCAACATTTAAGAGCATGCCATGCTTATCCAGGCCATACGCATGTGTTTATTAGCAAAATAGGGAAGACCTGATTGTGAATCACGAAAATCGCATGGTCAAATAAGAGTACAGATTTGGAATAGGCTGATTGCAAACAAGTTGCAAGGACAACATGTGCTCTAAGGATTGTTCACCCTGGAGAGTATTTTGATACCGCATCCTGACATCTCACACTACATCATTCGACCCGTGCTGGCCTGAAGTAGTAATCCAAAGACAATACAAAGTCGTAAACCTCTTATGCATTATTATCCTGAAAAAACAGACGAGATTTCTGGTCCCCCATAGCCGTCATCCTGGTGTTTGTCCAGCTTGCATGCATTTCAAGACAATCACTGCCCACGTATCAAAGCCATACATCATCGCACATGAATACACCCATCTCGCGTTTTCCGCCTCGCCATCATTCTTAATCCCTAAAGCTAAAGACACTCAGCACAGCAGCATGGTCCGACGTCCACTCGTTCTCCCCGTGGTCCGGCTGCGGCCTCGGCTCCCCTACAACAAGACTCCTCGACGATACGACCTCCAGCCGCCTGCTCCGGAAATACACGAAATCGATCCGGTCCATCGGCTCCGGCCGCCCCTCGTTGTCGAGAAAGATGGGGGACCACGTAACCCCAGGGTCCTCCACGGGGTCCGGGTGCACCACGCGGTACGAGTCGACAagcccggccgccgcgggctCGACGGACGTCGGCCACGGCACGTCCGCACGGCCGCAGTGCGCGTCCCTCGCGGCGTCGGTCCAGTCGAGGTGCGACGGCGCGTTGaagtcgccgacgagcacCACCggcacgtcgtcggcggcctcgagatcGGCCCGCATGGCCgcgacgacggagacgaccTGCGGCGTCCGCCCGGACGCTGCCTCGCGcgcgaggacctcgtccacggccATGTCGTCGAAGCAGAAGTCGTACGGCCCGTAGGGGCTGTGTCCGAGATGGACGTTCCAGAGGTTCACGGCCCGGCTccgtccgcctcccccgtcgtcgtcgtcactgCCCGGCGTGATCCGGACGCGGCCGGCCCAGGACTCGTGCGGCGCTGCCTCGGAGATGGGATACTTgctgacgacgccgacacccTCGCCCTGCCAGGAGAACCAGCCCAtcgcgtcgccgagacgcgTCGCGTGGCCGCCGGTGCTCTCCTGGAAtccgacgacgtcggcgccgctcGAGGCGAGGAAGCGGACCTGCTTCTCGTGGTAGCCGGCGATCCGTGTGCCGCCGTGCCAGAGGTTGTAGGACAtgacggcgagctcgtcgacgagcggTGCGCCGGCAAGTCTCGTCGGGATGGTGACGCGTAGATGGGCAGATGACCCGTCCGCCGAGGCTGTCACCCCGACCGTGACGGTTGTCTGGGCCGGCGCGTGAGCGTCCGGGATGCCGGAGAGGACGCCGTCCGCCGAGACCTTCACCCAGGCATCGCCGCTGACTTTTTCGTAAACGACCGTCGAGTTGCCCCCGCGGGACCGTAGACCGGCGACGCTAGCCTCGTATGCGTCCCCTACACGCGCGTTCCGAGCCGTAATCTCGCTGACGATAAAGGCGACGGGGCCTTC from the Colletotrichum destructivum chromosome 10, complete sequence genome contains:
- a CDS encoding Putative endonuclease/exonuclease/phosphatase, immunoglobulin-like protein encodes the protein MRLRRATPPLLPGILALLTTTTFTSASPALAAVARQTTTAALPGTLTFFPNKPPLTFHYSTPDANDTNWVGIYHASGGGPENETFVAESLDWAYAPASEGEVRLSATGLQPGAYRAFFLGRDAYSWLAAPVNVTVPHAEGPVAFIVSEITARNARVGDAYEASVAGLRSRGGNSTVVYEKVSGDAWVKVSADGVLSGIPDAHAPAQTTVTVGVTASADGSSAHLRVTIPTRLAGAPLVDELAVMSYNLWHGGTRIAGYHEKQVRFLASSGADVVGFQESTGGHATRLGDAMGWFSWQGEGVGVVSKYPISEAAPHESWAGRVRITPGSDDDDGGGGRSRAVNLWNVHLGHSPYGPYDFCFDDMAVDEVLAREAASGRTPQVVSVVAAMRADLEAADDVPVVLVGDFNAPSHLDWTDAARDAHCGRADVPWPTSVEPAAAGLVDSYRVVHPDPVEDPGVTWSPIFLDNEGRPEPMDRIDFVYFRSRRLEVVSSRSLVVGEPRPQPDHGENEWTSDHAAVLSVFSFRD
- a CDS encoding Putative GroES-like superfamily, alcohol dehydrogenase-like, NAD(P)-binding domain superfamily translates to MAPTSTSAWYVTGINKDTDTWDTLKLKKEVPVPALGDYDVLVQIEAVSLNFRDLVIPNGLYPFPLSFPRIPASDGAGRVVAVGPRVTQLKEGDAVATLFNQDHQANPITPLALNSGLGGALDGTLRQYAVLPEHGLVRSPRTLTSIEAATLPCAPLTAWNALYGLQSKALKPGDVVLTQGTGGVSLAAIQFAVAAGATVIATTSSAAKGERLKKLGAHHVINYKETPNWGEVAKSLSPDSLGVDHIIEVGGPGTVAQSLKAVKLEGVISVIGFLSIGDAASSAGQQPTLLDALNNLCTIRGILVGSRQQFEEMNRAIDANGIKPVVDKKIFGFEEVKEAYQYQWEQKHFGKVVIKI
- a CDS encoding Putative glycoside hydrolase family 12, glycoside hydrolase family 11/12, with protein sequence MHASRFLTPAVLAAAAATTAAAAAAEKTFCGAPNAFEVLMGTPWIVYSMNYNYRSIAGSACTGYSGTSGAAGDAQRIQWSSIWDIDPAVNTDVVKGYSFVGLTQNLETRLADIRSIPSTYTWTVSNSSAYKGNVVYDFMTSDTKGDSTSSDAQELMLWLRWEGGQVPIGWAEGPTATIDGLFGKDGWKLYQGKNTDTGITVSSLLAPEAGQFGDLEGGSFEGDIKDWLVALARHGIFSESTYVNVGNAGQEPYWGTVTFNNTLGLNINL